From the genome of Azospirillum brasilense, one region includes:
- the gcvPB gene encoding aminomethyl-transferring glycine dehydrogenase subunit GcvPB, producing MSMNNQGRPTHISGGIQNSDSAVPQTVTGNRGLQIEEPLIFEQDSAGRCGVDLPEVPAVGSRLGAVKPRGRIGLPGLAEPQVVRHYTRLSQKNYAIDSGLYPLGSCTMKHNPRLNEKMARLPGFADVHPLQPESTVQGALELMAELGRWLATLTGMAAVTLAPAAGAHGEMCGIMAIRSAHDAKGDKGRTRILVPESAHGTNPATAAACGYTVEAIPATEDGRVDLEALKAKLGPDVAGLMLTNPNTCGLFERDIITIAEAVHAAGAYFYCDGANFNAIVGRVRPADLGIDVMHINLHKTFSTPHGGGGPGSGPVVFAESLAPFVPVPYVVQDKDGAFRLVEQAGDGPAFGRMKAFHGQMGMFVRALAYMMSHGADGLRQVANDAVLNANYLLARLQDVMTPSFDGPCMHECLFDDRFLKGTGVTTLDIAKALIDEGFHPMTMYFPLVVHGALLIEPTETESKASLDQFVTALRALAERAKSGDVAYFQGAPRLTPRRRLDETAAARKPVLRWSPAVEPETVAAE from the coding sequence CCGGGGGCATCCAGAATTCGGACAGCGCCGTTCCGCAGACCGTCACCGGCAACCGCGGTCTCCAGATCGAAGAGCCGTTGATCTTCGAACAGGACAGCGCCGGGCGTTGCGGCGTCGACCTGCCGGAGGTCCCGGCGGTGGGCTCGCGTCTGGGTGCCGTCAAGCCGCGCGGCCGGATCGGCCTGCCGGGCCTCGCCGAGCCGCAGGTGGTCCGCCACTACACCCGCCTGTCGCAGAAGAACTACGCCATCGACAGCGGCCTGTACCCGCTGGGCTCCTGCACGATGAAGCACAACCCGCGCCTCAACGAGAAGATGGCTCGGCTGCCGGGCTTCGCCGACGTGCACCCGCTCCAGCCCGAAAGCACGGTGCAGGGGGCGCTGGAGCTGATGGCGGAGCTGGGCCGCTGGCTCGCCACGCTGACCGGAATGGCGGCGGTGACGCTGGCCCCGGCCGCTGGCGCGCACGGCGAGATGTGCGGCATCATGGCGATCCGCTCCGCCCATGACGCCAAGGGCGATAAGGGCCGCACCAGGATCCTCGTCCCGGAAAGCGCCCACGGCACCAACCCGGCGACCGCCGCCGCCTGCGGCTACACGGTCGAGGCGATCCCGGCGACCGAGGACGGGCGCGTCGATCTGGAGGCGCTGAAGGCCAAGCTCGGCCCCGACGTGGCCGGCCTGATGCTGACCAACCCGAACACCTGCGGGCTGTTCGAGCGCGACATCATCACCATCGCCGAAGCGGTCCACGCGGCGGGCGCCTATTTCTACTGCGACGGCGCCAACTTCAACGCCATCGTCGGGCGGGTGCGCCCGGCGGACCTCGGCATCGACGTGATGCACATCAACCTGCACAAGACCTTCTCCACGCCGCACGGCGGCGGCGGTCCGGGTTCCGGCCCGGTGGTCTTCGCGGAGTCGCTGGCCCCCTTCGTCCCGGTGCCCTACGTGGTGCAGGACAAGGACGGTGCCTTCCGTCTGGTTGAGCAGGCCGGCGACGGTCCGGCCTTCGGGCGGATGAAGGCGTTCCACGGCCAGATGGGCATGTTCGTCCGCGCGCTCGCCTACATGATGAGCCACGGCGCCGACGGTCTGCGACAGGTGGCGAACGACGCGGTGCTGAACGCGAACTACCTGCTGGCCCGTCTTCAGGACGTGATGACGCCCTCCTTCGACGGGCCGTGCATGCACGAATGCCTGTTCGACGACCGCTTCCTGAAGGGCACGGGGGTGACCACGCTCGACATCGCCAAGGCGCTGATCGACGAGGGCTTCCACCCCATGACCATGTACTTCCCGCTGGTCGTGCACGGCGCCCTGCTGATCGAGCCGACCGAGACCGAGTCGAAGGCCAGCCTGGACCAGTTCGTCACCGCCCTGCGCGCGCTGGCGGAGCGGGCCAAGTCCGGCGACGTGGCCTATTTCCAGGGCGCCCCGCGCCTGACCCCGCGCCGCCGCCTGGACGAGACCGCCGCCGCCCGCAAGCCGGTGCTGCGGTGGAGCCCGGCGGTGGAGCCGGAGACGGTCGCGGCGGAGTAG
- a CDS encoding peptidoglycan -binding protein produces MPSISRRNGHREASAWPGWVDALSSLVMVVIFLLMIFVVAQFYMATALTGRDEQLGSLNRKVAELNDLLALERDANADLRINVAQLSAELQGSVVARDTMTGRIAMLQGDLDHATRAAEELQRTIRADKETIELKLAEAASLQADLKALREARTKLEGELAAAAAQQRLSEEQRLALLAELGGERDRSKALETRLASADEKTMLAQKDIEKRDIRITELMASLSAEQGATGKANEQVDLLNRQMAALREQLARIGAVLEISEKKAEEQQVQIAELGSRLNQALAAKVQDLARYRSEFFGRVREALGNRQDVRIVGDRFVFQSELLFPSGSATLEEAGKQRLAELARTLIEIGRTIPPDINWVLRVDGHTDARPVRIQFASNWELSAARAISVVKYLIDQGIPADRLAAAGFGEYQPLDPGTSDEALARNRRIEVKLDQR; encoded by the coding sequence ATGCCCAGCATCAGCCGCCGCAACGGCCACCGCGAGGCCAGCGCATGGCCCGGATGGGTGGACGCGCTGTCGTCCCTCGTCATGGTGGTCATCTTCCTGCTGATGATCTTCGTCGTCGCCCAGTTCTACATGGCGACCGCCCTGACCGGGCGTGACGAGCAGCTCGGCAGCCTGAACCGCAAGGTGGCGGAGCTGAACGACCTGCTGGCTCTGGAGCGGGACGCCAACGCCGACCTCCGCATCAACGTCGCCCAGCTCTCGGCGGAGCTTCAAGGCTCCGTGGTGGCGAGGGACACCATGACCGGCCGCATCGCCATGCTCCAGGGCGACCTCGACCACGCCACCCGCGCGGCGGAGGAGTTGCAGCGCACGATCCGCGCCGACAAGGAAACCATCGAGCTGAAGCTGGCCGAAGCCGCCAGCCTCCAGGCCGATCTGAAGGCATTGCGCGAAGCCCGGACCAAGCTGGAGGGCGAGCTGGCCGCCGCCGCCGCGCAGCAACGCCTGTCCGAGGAGCAGCGCCTAGCCCTGCTGGCCGAGCTGGGCGGGGAGCGCGACCGTTCCAAGGCGCTGGAAACACGGCTCGCCAGCGCCGACGAGAAGACGATGCTCGCGCAGAAGGACATCGAGAAGCGCGATATCCGAATCACTGAGTTGATGGCTTCCCTGTCCGCCGAGCAGGGCGCGACTGGCAAGGCGAACGAGCAGGTCGACCTGCTGAACCGGCAGATGGCCGCCTTGCGCGAGCAACTCGCCCGCATCGGCGCCGTTCTGGAAATCTCGGAGAAGAAGGCGGAGGAGCAGCAGGTCCAGATCGCCGAACTCGGCTCGCGGCTGAACCAGGCGCTGGCCGCCAAGGTACAGGACCTCGCCCGCTACCGCTCCGAGTTCTTCGGGCGGGTGCGCGAGGCTCTGGGCAACCGGCAGGACGTTCGCATCGTCGGCGACCGCTTCGTCTTCCAGTCGGAGCTGCTGTTCCCCTCCGGCTCCGCGACTCTGGAGGAAGCCGGCAAGCAGCGGCTGGCGGAACTGGCGCGCACGCTGATCGAGATCGGCCGGACCATCCCACCGGACATCAACTGGGTGCTGCGCGTGGACGGCCACACCGACGCGCGCCCGGTGCGCATCCAGTTCGCCTCGAACTGGGAGCTGTCGGCGGCGCGCGCGATCTCGGTGGTGAAGTATCTGATCGACCAGGGAATTCCGGCGGACCGTCTGGCCGCCGCCGGCTTCGGCGAGTATCAGCCGCTCGACCCCGGCACCAGCGACGAGGCGCTGGCGCGGAATCGGCGGATCGAGGTGAAGCTGGACCAGCGGTGA
- a CDS encoding flagellar motor protein MotA → MAAIAPSSQPLEEPSPMTRPERFLTRMILFLVVVGSVTALLFPALRAAFMNNPALNGLILGTLLAGILFIFRQVLMLRPEVAWLEHFQSGNPAVAAPEPVLLAPMARMLRERRGRLTLSALSMRSLLDGIASRLDESRELSRYLIGLLIFLGLLGTFWGLLHTVQSVGSVIGGLSVQGGDVGAMFSNLQHGLEAPLTGMGTAFSSSLFGLAGSLVLGFLELQASQAHNRFFQDVEDWLSGATRLSSGAGGSLETGDQSMPAYLTALLEQTAENLDSLQRTVATAEEGRRSANANLMALTERLSTLTDQMRAEQQLLLRLGESQLEMKGLLDRLSDAAIGGFDDASRQHLRNMDIYLARMVEESSTGRVQAVQEIRSEIKLLARTIAALAEESEQR, encoded by the coding sequence ATGGCCGCCATCGCCCCGTCGTCCCAGCCTCTTGAGGAGCCTTCCCCGATGACGCGCCCGGAGCGCTTCCTGACACGGATGATCCTCTTCCTGGTGGTCGTGGGAAGCGTGACGGCCTTGCTGTTCCCGGCCCTGCGCGCCGCCTTCATGAACAACCCGGCGCTGAACGGGCTGATCCTCGGCACGCTGCTCGCCGGTATCCTGTTCATCTTCCGCCAGGTGCTGATGCTGCGCCCCGAGGTGGCGTGGCTGGAGCATTTCCAGTCCGGAAACCCGGCCGTCGCCGCGCCGGAACCGGTGCTGCTCGCCCCGATGGCGCGCATGCTGCGGGAACGGCGCGGGCGGCTGACCCTGTCGGCGCTGTCGATGCGCTCGCTGCTCGACGGCATCGCCTCGCGGCTGGACGAGTCGCGGGAGCTGTCGCGCTACCTGATCGGTCTGCTGATCTTCCTCGGCCTGCTCGGCACCTTCTGGGGCCTGCTGCACACCGTGCAGTCGGTCGGCTCGGTCATCGGCGGCCTGTCGGTGCAGGGCGGCGATGTTGGGGCGATGTTCAGCAACCTCCAGCACGGGCTCGAAGCGCCGCTGACCGGCATGGGCACGGCCTTCAGCTCCTCGCTGTTCGGTCTGGCGGGGTCGCTGGTGCTGGGCTTCCTGGAGCTTCAGGCCAGCCAGGCGCACAACCGCTTCTTCCAGGACGTCGAGGACTGGCTTTCCGGCGCCACCCGCCTCTCCAGCGGGGCGGGCGGCAGCCTGGAGACCGGCGACCAGTCGATGCCGGCCTATCTGACGGCGCTTCTGGAGCAGACGGCGGAGAACCTCGATTCGCTCCAGCGCACCGTCGCCACCGCCGAGGAAGGCCGCCGCTCGGCCAACGCCAATCTGATGGCGCTGACCGAACGGCTGAGCACGCTGACCGACCAGATGCGCGCCGAACAGCAGCTTCTCCTGCGGCTGGGCGAGAGCCAGCTGGAGATGAAGGGACTGCTCGACCGGCTGTCCGACGCGGCCATCGGCGGCTTCGACGACGCCTCGCGCCAGCATCTGCGCAACATGGACATCTACCTCGCCCGCATGGTCGAGGAGTCGTCCACCGGCCGGGTCCAGGCGGTGCAGGAGATCCGCAGCGAGATCAAGCTGTTGGCCCGCACCATCGCCGCCCTGGCCGAAGAATCGGAACAGCGCTGA
- a CDS encoding OmpA family protein, whose amino-acid sequence MSRSPNAPVGQRAPLRVLSAATAVALSLTVTACSSPGTAPPPTSAAAPAPANAANAGGLTLENAQPLPIPPRPDIFPPPAPPAPPVFRAPTLMTAPDLPQMSVGPTPPPPALPEGAPPVPASNRPAAPPPPDRTQTAALPPPTPKAPAAPALPRMEPLTVLFDGTATALPEPAQTRLDTIAERLNANPQLRLQIRSYASGTPETAREARQLSLARALAVRERLGTAGIASTRVDIRAMGMEAAGGAPDRLDVEFLNQ is encoded by the coding sequence ATGAGCCGTTCTCCAAACGCCCCCGTCGGGCAGCGGGCTCCCTTGCGCGTCCTCTCCGCCGCCACGGCCGTGGCTCTGTCCCTGACCGTGACCGCCTGCTCCTCGCCGGGCACCGCGCCGCCCCCAACCAGCGCCGCCGCCCCAGCCCCGGCCAACGCCGCCAATGCAGGTGGCCTGACGCTGGAGAACGCGCAGCCGCTGCCGATCCCGCCGCGGCCCGATATCTTCCCGCCGCCGGCCCCGCCGGCCCCGCCGGTCTTCCGGGCTCCGACCCTGATGACGGCGCCGGATCTGCCGCAGATGTCGGTCGGCCCGACCCCGCCGCCGCCGGCCCTGCCGGAAGGCGCGCCGCCGGTCCCGGCCTCCAACCGGCCGGCGGCACCTCCGCCGCCCGACCGGACGCAGACCGCCGCCCTGCCGCCGCCGACTCCGAAAGCGCCCGCGGCGCCGGCCCTGCCCCGGATGGAGCCGTTGACGGTGCTGTTCGACGGCACCGCCACCGCTTTGCCCGAACCGGCCCAGACGCGTCTGGACACCATTGCGGAGCGCCTGAACGCCAATCCGCAGCTTCGCCTGCAAATCCGCTCCTACGCCAGCGGCACGCCGGAGACGGCGCGCGAGGCGCGGCAGCTGTCGCTGGCCCGCGCGCTGGCCGTGCGCGAACGGCTGGGGACCGCCGGCATCGCCAGCACGCGCGTGGACATCCGCGCGATGGGCATGGAGGCGGCCGGCGGCGCGCCGGACCGGCTGGACGTGGAGTTCCTGAACCAGTGA
- a CDS encoding inositol monophosphatase family protein, with product MATRSALINVMVRAAEKAARGLVRDFGEVEHLQVSRKGPADFVSAADMKAEKLLREELQKARPDFGFLMEETGASKGSDPTARWIVDPLDGTTNFLHGIPHWAISIAAEKNGEIVAGVVYEPVHDQMFWAEKGQGAFLNHQRLRVSERRNLADAVIATGIPFKGRGDHAGFLVEAEALMKEVAGIRRFGAASLDLAYVAAGRYDGYWERGLAPWDAAAGQLLVTEAGGFVGEIGGGRNPVFGGTILAANAHFHLPIAKILRGATERKVRSAPAGAADAGQG from the coding sequence ATGGCCACCCGCTCCGCCCTTATCAACGTGATGGTCCGCGCCGCCGAAAAGGCGGCCCGCGGCCTTGTCCGCGACTTCGGCGAGGTCGAGCACCTCCAGGTGTCGCGCAAGGGCCCGGCGGACTTCGTGTCCGCCGCCGACATGAAGGCGGAAAAGCTGCTGCGCGAAGAGCTGCAGAAGGCCCGCCCGGATTTCGGCTTCCTCATGGAGGAGACGGGCGCCAGCAAGGGCAGCGACCCGACCGCCCGCTGGATCGTCGATCCGCTGGACGGCACCACCAACTTCCTGCACGGCATCCCGCACTGGGCGATCTCCATCGCCGCGGAAAAGAACGGCGAGATCGTCGCCGGCGTCGTCTACGAGCCGGTGCACGACCAGATGTTCTGGGCCGAGAAGGGTCAGGGCGCCTTCCTGAACCACCAGCGCCTGCGCGTGTCGGAGCGCCGCAACCTCGCCGACGCGGTGATCGCCACCGGCATCCCCTTCAAGGGCCGCGGCGACCATGCCGGCTTCCTGGTGGAGGCCGAGGCCCTGATGAAGGAAGTGGCGGGTATCCGCCGCTTCGGCGCCGCCTCGCTCGACCTCGCCTACGTCGCGGCGGGCCGCTACGACGGCTACTGGGAGCGCGGTCTCGCCCCCTGGGACGCCGCGGCCGGCCAGCTTCTGGTGACCGAGGCCGGCGGCTTCGTCGGTGAGATCGGCGGCGGGCGCAACCCGGTGTTCGGCGGCACGATCCTGGCGGCCAACGCCCACTTCCACCTGCCGATCGCCAAGATCCTGCGCGGTGCGACGGAACGCAAGGTGCGCTCCGCTCCCGCCGGGGCGGCGGACGCCGGGCAGGGCTGA
- the efp gene encoding elongation factor P, translating into MKVNANTMRPGHVLEHNGKLWVITKTAIVQPGKGGAFIQLEMKDVRTGNKSIERFRTQETVERARLDEHEMTFLFAEGDSYTFMDKESYEQTAIPGEIIGDQKVFLQDGMEVTVQSFEGAPLGVEIPGKVTLQITEADPVVKGQTASSSYKPAKLENGVSILVPPHIESGTRVVVDTQTGEYVERAKD; encoded by the coding sequence ATGAAGGTCAACGCCAACACGATGCGTCCCGGCCATGTGCTGGAGCATAACGGGAAGCTCTGGGTCATCACGAAGACCGCCATCGTCCAGCCCGGCAAGGGCGGCGCCTTCATCCAGCTTGAAATGAAGGATGTGCGCACCGGCAACAAGTCGATCGAGCGCTTCCGCACCCAGGAGACGGTCGAGCGCGCCCGCCTGGACGAGCACGAGATGACCTTCCTGTTCGCCGAAGGCGACAGCTACACCTTCATGGACAAGGAAAGCTACGAGCAGACCGCCATCCCCGGCGAGATCATCGGCGACCAGAAGGTGTTCCTGCAGGACGGCATGGAAGTCACCGTGCAGTCCTTCGAAGGCGCGCCGCTCGGCGTCGAGATCCCCGGCAAGGTCACCCTGCAGATCACCGAGGCCGACCCGGTGGTGAAGGGCCAGACGGCCTCCTCCTCCTACAAGCCGGCGAAGCTGGAGAACGGCGTGTCGATCCTGGTGCCGCCGCACATCGAGTCGGGCACCCGCGTCGTCGTCGACACCCAGACCGGCGAGTATGTCGAGCGCGCCAAGGACTGA
- the epmA gene encoding EF-P lysine aminoacylase EpmA, which yields MSPVTPSWAPESFARRRPHLAVRGRVLGAVRRFFEENAFLEVDTPALQVSPGMEPHLQAFATELVGPHPDDRLRLHLHTSPEFAMKKLLVAGLPRIYQIAHVFRNGERSATHAPEFSMLEWYRAGEGYRTLIRDCEDLVREAAVAAGRTRFDFRGMTCDPFKEWRVLTVQDAFREYAGIDLLETFDGSHDPDPAPLAALARRIGINPHDGDRWEDIVFRIMFDRIEPHLGAGVPCVLIDYPVCMAALSRPKPEDPRLAERFELYACGLELANAFGELTDARAQRARFEADMDLKERIYGDRFPVDEDFLAALEHGMPECSGIALGFDRLVMLCSGAERIDEVLWLPVAGG from the coding sequence ATGTCCCCCGTCACGCCGTCCTGGGCCCCCGAGAGCTTCGCCCGCCGCCGCCCCCATCTGGCCGTGCGCGGCCGCGTGCTGGGCGCCGTCCGCCGCTTCTTCGAGGAGAACGCCTTCCTGGAGGTGGACACCCCGGCGCTCCAGGTTTCGCCAGGGATGGAGCCGCATCTCCAGGCCTTCGCGACGGAACTGGTGGGGCCGCACCCCGACGACCGGCTGCGGCTGCACCTGCACACCAGCCCCGAATTCGCCATGAAGAAGCTGCTGGTGGCCGGGCTGCCGCGCATCTACCAGATCGCCCACGTCTTCCGGAACGGCGAGCGGTCAGCCACCCACGCGCCGGAATTCTCCATGCTCGAATGGTACCGGGCGGGGGAGGGCTACCGGACGTTGATCCGCGACTGCGAGGATCTGGTGCGCGAGGCCGCCGTCGCCGCCGGGCGGACGCGATTCGACTTCCGCGGCATGACCTGCGATCCCTTCAAGGAGTGGCGGGTGCTGACCGTGCAGGACGCCTTCCGGGAGTATGCCGGGATCGACCTGCTGGAGACCTTCGACGGCAGCCACGACCCCGACCCGGCCCCGCTGGCCGCCCTGGCGCGGCGCATCGGCATCAATCCGCACGACGGCGACCGCTGGGAGGACATCGTCTTCCGCATCATGTTCGACCGGATCGAGCCGCATCTCGGCGCGGGCGTACCCTGCGTGCTGATCGATTACCCCGTCTGCATGGCCGCCCTGTCGCGCCCCAAGCCGGAGGACCCGCGGCTGGCCGAGCGGTTCGAGCTGTACGCCTGCGGCCTGGAACTCGCCAACGCCTTCGGCGAACTGACCGACGCCCGCGCCCAGCGCGCCCGCTTCGAGGCGGATATGGACCTGAAGGAGCGGATTTACGGCGACCGCTTTCCGGTGGACGAGGATTTCCTCGCCGCGCTGGAGCACGGCATGCCGGAGTGCAGCGGCATCGCGCTGGGCTTCGACCGGCTGGTCATGCTGTGCAGCGGGGCGGAGCGCATCGACGAGGTGCTGTGGCTGCCGGTGGCGGGGGGCTGA
- a CDS encoding MDR family oxidoreductase — protein sequence MADTFTAFVIEDADGKPKGGFKPLSLTDLPDHDVLVEVAFSTLNYKDGLAVSGKGRIARKLPMVAGIDLAGTVVESRSADWKAGDKVIVNGWGLSETQWGGYSRFQRVKPEWLTRLPDVFSPEEAMGIGTAGYTAALCVDALEDWGTIQPGGKEVLVTGAAGGVGSVAVALLAKAGYPVTASTGRPETHEYLSGLGATGFIDRAALQEKGPPLQKERWAGGVDSVGGITLVNALSQTVWGGAIAACGLAGSADLPGTVLPHILRSVTLIGVDSVAAPAARRERAWARLARDLDKDHLKAMYTVEPMSKLPELAGRILAGQVRGRVVIDVTA from the coding sequence ATGGCCGACACCTTCACCGCCTTCGTCATCGAGGACGCCGACGGCAAGCCCAAAGGGGGCTTCAAGCCGCTGAGCCTGACCGACCTGCCCGACCATGACGTGCTGGTCGAGGTCGCCTTCTCCACCCTGAACTACAAGGACGGCCTCGCCGTGTCCGGCAAAGGCCGGATCGCCCGCAAGCTGCCGATGGTCGCCGGCATCGACCTTGCCGGCACGGTCGTGGAATCGCGCTCCGCCGACTGGAAGGCCGGCGACAAGGTGATCGTCAACGGCTGGGGCCTGTCGGAAACCCAGTGGGGCGGCTACAGCCGGTTCCAGCGCGTGAAGCCGGAATGGCTGACCCGCCTGCCCGACGTCTTCTCGCCGGAAGAGGCGATGGGCATCGGCACCGCCGGCTACACCGCGGCGCTCTGCGTCGACGCGCTGGAGGATTGGGGCACGATCCAGCCCGGCGGCAAGGAGGTTCTGGTCACCGGAGCGGCCGGCGGCGTCGGTTCCGTCGCGGTCGCCCTGCTCGCCAAGGCCGGCTATCCGGTCACCGCTTCCACCGGACGGCCCGAAACCCACGAATATCTGTCCGGCCTGGGCGCCACCGGCTTCATCGACCGCGCCGCCCTTCAGGAGAAAGGTCCGCCGCTCCAGAAGGAACGCTGGGCCGGCGGCGTCGATTCGGTGGGCGGCATCACGCTGGTCAACGCCCTGTCGCAGACCGTCTGGGGCGGCGCCATCGCCGCCTGCGGGCTGGCGGGCAGCGCCGACCTGCCCGGAACGGTCCTGCCGCACATCCTGCGCAGCGTCACGCTGATCGGCGTCGATTCGGTCGCCGCCCCGGCGGCGCGGCGCGAACGCGCCTGGGCGCGGCTGGCCCGCGACCTCGACAAGGACCACCTGAAGGCGATGTACACGGTGGAGCCGATGTCGAAGCTGCCGGAACTGGCCGGCCGGATCCTCGCCGGTCAGGTGCGCGGCCGCGTGGTGATCGACGTCACCGCCTGA
- a CDS encoding OmpP1/FadL family transporter has product MSNWSLKGNLLVAAAAVAIAAPLPAGAAGYLLKEQSASGQGTSFAGATANGMGDATALFFNPAALGSIEGNQAVGVLSGVFPTSKTSNARGTRATRLGGSTILGTSDPGDIGMDAVIPSGYLAYTVSPDVKLGLAITAPWGLSTDYPESWTGRYHGIHSSLLTINISPTVSYRLMPDLTIAGGLQLQYAKARLSQAVDFGSILAATGVPIAPGSRDGVGEVKGDSWGFGFTAGMLYEPVKGTRFGVSYRSSVFHELDGDSKFEGVPAVPALRASFANSPVRAKVATPDIISFGAYHELTSSFAVMADAQWTNWSRFKELRIRYRNPLRTDTVTDENWDDSWFFALGAAYKWNEKLTLRFGVAYDQTPVTDQYRTPRIPDEDRYWVSIGAGYQVTDNIRTDIGYSHIFANKAKIDLRDNLTGSDAFRGNLSADYKAHVDVIALQTKITF; this is encoded by the coding sequence ATGTCCAATTGGTCACTGAAGGGGAACCTGCTCGTCGCCGCCGCGGCCGTCGCCATTGCGGCCCCGCTGCCGGCCGGCGCAGCCGGTTATCTGCTGAAGGAACAGAGCGCCTCCGGTCAGGGCACCTCCTTCGCAGGCGCCACCGCCAACGGCATGGGCGACGCCACCGCGCTGTTCTTCAACCCGGCAGCGCTGGGCAGCATCGAGGGGAATCAGGCGGTCGGCGTGCTGAGCGGCGTGTTCCCGACCTCGAAGACCAGCAACGCCCGCGGCACCCGCGCCACGCGGCTGGGCGGCAGCACCATCCTGGGCACCTCCGACCCCGGCGACATCGGCATGGACGCGGTGATTCCGTCGGGCTATCTGGCCTACACGGTGTCGCCGGACGTGAAGCTGGGCCTCGCCATCACCGCGCCCTGGGGCCTGTCCACCGACTATCCGGAAAGCTGGACCGGCCGTTACCACGGCATCCATTCCAGCCTGCTGACGATCAACATCTCCCCGACCGTGTCCTACCGGCTGATGCCGGACCTGACCATCGCTGGCGGCCTGCAGCTCCAATACGCCAAGGCCCGGCTGAGCCAGGCGGTGGATTTCGGCTCCATCCTGGCGGCCACCGGCGTCCCCATCGCGCCCGGCTCGCGCGATGGCGTGGGCGAGGTCAAGGGCGACAGTTGGGGCTTCGGATTCACCGCCGGCATGCTGTACGAGCCGGTCAAGGGCACCCGCTTCGGCGTCTCCTACCGTTCCTCCGTCTTCCACGAACTGGACGGCGATTCGAAGTTCGAAGGCGTTCCCGCCGTCCCGGCGCTGCGCGCCAGCTTCGCCAATTCGCCGGTGCGGGCCAAGGTCGCCACGCCGGACATCATCTCCTTCGGCGCCTATCACGAGCTGACCAGTTCCTTCGCCGTGATGGCCGACGCGCAGTGGACCAACTGGTCGCGCTTCAAGGAGCTGCGCATCCGCTACCGCAACCCGCTGCGCACCGACACGGTGACCGACGAGAACTGGGACGACTCCTGGTTCTTCGCGCTGGGCGCCGCCTACAAGTGGAACGAAAAGCTGACCCTGCGCTTCGGCGTGGCCTATGACCAGACCCCGGTCACCGACCAGTACCGCACGCCGCGCATTCCGGACGAGGACCGTTACTGGGTGTCGATCGGCGCCGGCTACCAAGTCACCGACAACATCCGGACCGACATCGGCTACAGCCACATCTTCGCCAACAAGGCCAAGATCGACCTGCGCGACAACCTGACGGGCAGCGACGCCTTCCGCGGCAACCTGTCCGCCGACTACAAGGCCCATGTGGACGTGATCGCGCTCCAGACCAAGATCACCTTCTGA
- a CDS encoding TSUP family transporter — translation MDLLSIETLSALFAVGLVAGFVDAIAGGGGLLTLPALLWAGLSPAQALATNKLQSSFGSLSAAVKFTCGGEVKPRDMAVMIACTFAGSAAGAIIVQMIDPGFLRNVIPVLLIGIAIWLLVSPKAGEIDAQQRIGERGFALLAGTGIGFYDGFFGPGTGTFFAIAFVSLLGFNLRKATAHTKVLNFTSNIAALLFFLAGGQIAWLAGLLMGVGQMIGAQIGAHMVIRNGAAIVRPMLVVASIAITAKLIWTDAQSVIGAGMAMVAGWLG, via the coding sequence ATGGACCTTCTTTCCATCGAGACGCTGTCCGCGCTGTTCGCGGTCGGCCTTGTCGCGGGCTTCGTCGACGCCATCGCCGGGGGCGGCGGGCTTCTGACCCTCCCCGCCCTGCTCTGGGCCGGCCTGTCGCCCGCGCAGGCGCTGGCGACGAACAAGCTGCAATCCAGCTTCGGCTCGCTCTCCGCCGCGGTGAAGTTCACCTGCGGTGGCGAGGTCAAGCCGCGCGACATGGCGGTGATGATCGCCTGCACCTTCGCCGGCTCCGCGGCGGGCGCCATCATTGTCCAGATGATCGATCCGGGATTCCTGCGCAACGTCATCCCGGTGCTGCTGATCGGCATCGCCATCTGGCTGCTCGTCTCCCCGAAAGCCGGAGAGATCGACGCGCAGCAGCGCATCGGAGAGCGCGGCTTCGCCCTGCTCGCCGGGACGGGGATCGGCTTCTACGACGGCTTCTTCGGGCCGGGCACCGGTACCTTCTTCGCGATCGCCTTCGTCTCGCTGCTCGGCTTCAACCTGCGCAAGGCGACCGCCCATACGAAGGTGCTGAACTTCACCAGCAACATCGCCGCGTTGCTGTTCTTCCTGGCCGGCGGGCAGATCGCCTGGCTGGCCGGGCTGCTGATGGGGGTGGGCCAGATGATCGGCGCGCAGATCGGCGCGCACATGGTCATCCGCAACGGCGCGGCCATCGTGCGGCCCATGCTGGTCGTCGCCTCCATCGCCATCACGGCGAAGCTGATCTGGACGGACGCCCAGAGCGTGATCGGCGCGGGCATGGCCATGGTCGCCGGCTGGCTGGGCTGA